A stretch of Brassica rapa cultivar Chiifu-401-42 chromosome A08, CAAS_Brap_v3.01, whole genome shotgun sequence DNA encodes these proteins:
- the LOC103836602 gene encoding uncharacterized protein LOC103836602, which produces MSKLTAESGSETGRAIQLVYTDENGKLKTDPEAIGALQKLKGPVAVVSLFGKAQHGKSFIWNQLVSRSIGFEVQTLHRPCTGDIWMWIELVKRISEDGTEYSLVLLDVEGADSNGVLATRSSQIFSLAILLSTVFIYGPTLGVDDISLDLSRLLEISKHDHVGEVKDNTFSGLGQFSPMFVQLMKDINSETVEGGEDVTQNNRVEALRPQLIYGVNALVKFVSERVRPKKRGDSTIVTGPPLAAFTKFFSENVNNSVLPKISSLWLSVEESEGRKARDTATEVYMSSLERAETLEESMLIEAHNKAVAKALTAFCESSIGNNEVKQRYKRELWSFFAKAFEDHKRVADMEAYSRCCNAIEDMGKKLWALPCSRDANSSDIIKALDTAVAEYEVSINGPMKWQTLSSFLKKSIQDILVHRRGDQMEELLSENSKLKLQHRSTESTMDLLKKQLEGGEKMRKEYQKRYEGAIDDMNKLSDQFKNRIHDLESKCNSIHDEHSKLMEVLGSTRLEAAEWKRKYEGALDENGVSNASIKRCDKSIDWKIKYENTISEQKAVSEKIAAMEERLKQASAKEDGMRAEFSRVLDEKEKVITEKAAKVSTLEQLLSSTRSELKKSELKVKECSLEAKDLRVQVSDLNEKCESMISAAKSRENETQALRQKRDYLDKNHLSHMEELGKLCLRLEDAESKASSAKKLADSLRMEAEAAQNNEKSLQTSLVEKCIEIERAKSRIQELEKVCLKLKSEESEASASNKLVDSMKTEADALRMNVNELQTSLHDKCIEIDQANCRIEELEKICLKLKDAEEEAAAAKELASLRKTEVESARCNENKLQALLQEKSIEIDNLERQKNALSETLETRAKQNEEAVSEWHRIINAEKEKNMRVNTMQRVDSFMVSDEATPLQRVKRLKVEASITSSGSVFETEEDTASQESGRAMSAMTPRRCTSSGGGGGESSSTGMDHSKYTMKKLRDEILKHGFGAELVGLKNARKSVLVELYERCVLRK; this is translated from the exons ATGAGCAAGCTAACGGCGGAGTCGGGTTCGGAAACGGGTCGGGCCATCCAACTGGTTTACACAGATGAGAATGGGAAGTTGAAGACGGACCCGGAAGCCATCGGCGCTCTTCAGAAGCTCAAGGGTCCCGTCGCTGTTGTCTCTCTCTTCGGAAAAGCTCAACATGGCAAGAGCTTCATCTGGAATCAG CTTGTTAGCAGGAGCATTGGATTTGAAGTACAAACACTTCACAGGCCATGCACTGGAGATATATGGATGTGGATTGAGCTTGTGAAGAGGATCTCAGAAGATGGCACTGAATATAGTCTAGTGTTACTCGATGTCGAAGGGGCAGACTCAAATGGTGTCCTG GCTACACGCAGCAGTCAGATATTCTCCTTGGCTATCCTCCTATCAACCGTGTTTATCTATGGTCCG ACACTTGGTGTAGATGACATTTCACTTGATCTCTCTCGTCTACTTGAGATTAGCAAGCACGACCACGTTGGAGAGGTTAAGGACAATACATTTTCCGGGCTTGGGCAGTTCTCTCCCATGTTTGTACAACTTATGAAG GATATTAACTCAGAGACAGTGGAAGGTGGAGAAGATGTAACTCAGAATAACAGA GTAGAAGCCCTACGACCTCAGCTTATCTACGGTGTAAATGCTCTAGTGAAGTTTGTCTCTGAGAGAGTAAGGCCTAAGAAAAGAGGTGATAGTACCATCGTCACAGGGCCGCCTCTTGCTGCTTTCACAAAGTTCTTTTCAGAAAACGTTAACAACAGTGTCCTGCCTAAAATCTCTTCTTTATGGCTG TCTGTAGAGGAATCAGAAGGTAGAAAGGCTCGTGATACAGCAACTGAGGTTTACATGTCGTCTTTGGAGCGTGCAGAGACTCTTGAAGAA TCAATGCTAATAGAAGCACACAACAAGGCGGTTGCCAAAGCTTTAACCGCGTTTTGTGAATCTTCCATTGGAAACAATGAAGTAAAACAGAGGTACAAAAGAGAACTTTGGAGTTTCTTTGCCAAAGCATTTGAG gaTCACAAGAGAGTGGCAGATATGGAAGCGTATTCGAGATGTTGTAATGCCATAGAAGACATGGGCAAGAAACTATGGGCATTGCCTTGTTCTCGTGATGCTAATAGCAGCGATATAATCAAG GCCCTTGATACTGCTGTTGCGGAGTATGAAGTATCTATCAACGGTCCTATGAAGTGGCAGACACTCTCTTCTTTTCTGAAAAAGAG TATACAGGACATTCTCGTCCATCGCAGAGGGGATCAAATGGAAGAACTTCTTTCTGAGAACTCCAAACTCAAGCTGCAACACCGTTCCACGGAAAGCACGATGGATCTGCTCAAGAAACAGCTTGAAGGAGGAGAGAAAATGAGGAAGGAGTATCAGAAGCGCTACGAGGGAGCCATTGATGACATGAATAAGCTCTCGGATCAGTTCAAAAACCGGATTCACGACCTGGAAAGCAAGTGTAACTCGATTCACGATGAACACTCAAAACTCATGGAGGTGCTCGGGTCTACAAGACTTGAGGCTGCTGAGTGGAAACGTAAGTACGAGGGGGCGTTGGATGAGAATGGAGTGAGCAATGCGTCGATCAAGAGGTGCGATAAGTCCATTGACTGGAAAATTAAGTACGAGAACACTATAAGTGAGCAGAAGGCTGTGTCAGAGAAGATAGCTGCAATGGAAGAGAGGTTGAAGCAAGCTTCAGCTAAGGAAGATGGCATGAGAGCTGAGTTCTCCCGTGTTTTGGATGAAaag GAGAAGGTAATCACTGAGAAAGCTGCAAAGGTTTCAACTTTGGAGCAGCTATTGTCCTCCACACGTTCTGAATTAAAG AAAAGTGAGTTGAAGGTGAAGGAATGTTCTTTGGAAGCAAAAGACTTGAGGGTTCAAGTCTCGGATCTGAATGAGAAGTGTGAATCCATGATCTCCGCAGCTAAATCACGTGAAAATGAGACGCAGGCGTTGAGGCAGAAGAGAGATTATTTAGACAAGAACCATCTTTCGCATATGGAGGAACTTGGAAAGCTCTGTCTTCGGCTAGAAGATGCGGAAAGCAAGGCTTCATCTGCTAAGAAACTTGCAGATTCGTTGAGAATGGAGGCTGAAGCAGCACAGAATAACGAGAAAAGTCTCCAGACGTCACTTGTGGAGAAGTGCATTGAGATTGAACGAGCTAAGAGCCGTATCCAAGAACTTGAGAAGGTGTGCTTGAAGCTGAAAAGTGAGGAAAGCGAAGCTTCAGCATCTAACAAACTTGTGGATTCGATGAAGACGGAAGCGGATGCCTTACGGATGAATGTGAACGAGCTCCAGACATCGTTGCATGACAAATGCATTGAAATCGATCAAGCTAACTGCCGCATAGAGGAACTCGAAAAGATCTGCTTGAAGCTAAAAGATGCTGAAGAAGAGGCTGCAGCGGCTAAAGAGCTTGCGAGTTTGAGGAAAACAGAAGTGGAATCAGCTCGATGCAATGAAAACAAACTCCAAGCGTTGTTGCAGGAGAAAAGCATCGAGATTGACAATCTGGAGAGACAGAAGAACGCACTGTCTGAAACGTTAGAGACGAGAGCGAAACAAAACGAAGAAGCGGTTTCGGAATGGCACAGAATCATCAACGCAGAGAAGGAAAAGAACATGCGGGTGAATACGATGCAGCGAGTGGACTCTTTCATGGTTTCAGATGAAGCAACGCCACTGCAACGCGTGAAGCGTTTGAAGGTGGAAGCAAGTATAACCTCTTCAGGTTCTGTTTTCGAGACAGAAGAAGATACGGCTTCACAAGAGAGCGGGAGAGCTATGAGTGCAATGACCCCGAGAAGATGCACGAGCAgtggaggtggaggaggagagTCTTCGTCCACAGGCATGGATCATTCCAAGTAcacgatgaagaagctgagagATGAGATACTGAAACACGGGTTCGGAGCTGAGTTGGTTGGGTTGAAGAATGCAAGAAAGAGTGTGTTGGTTGAGCTCTACGAGCGTTGCGTTTTGCGAAAGTAA